The region CATGGTGTGCCAGGCTTCGTCGAGCGGCGTGCCGAATTCCACACTGCGTACATCCTTCGACATGATATCCAGGCAGGTGACGACGCCGAAGCGGCGCTGCCAGGCGCGCAGTTCGGTTTGCAGAAAGATCGCCTGCAAGTCGTCGCGGCTGATATCGAGCACTTCGCCGTGCTGGCGCAGCACGGCGTCGAGGTCGTCGGCCGTAAAGCCCAGGCGGGCGCTCGGCACCTCGTCGCGCGTCGCATGCGGATGGGCCGCTGTCAATTGCTGGGTGTGCGGATAGCGGCGCCCCGTCAGGTTGTTGTACAGCACGGCGCAAGCGACCAGGATGGCGGAGTTGAACAGGACTGTCACGAAGACGAATTCAAAGCCGGCCGCCTGCACGCTGGCGCCGCCGACCACGGTGGTCAATGCCACCGCGCCGCCCGGTGGATGCAAGCAGCGCAGGGCGAACATGGCGGCGATCGCCAGGCAGGCGGCCAGCGCCGCCACGCCCACGCCGGGCCCCAGCCATTTGACGCAGGCCGCGCCCACCAGGCCGGACACGACATTGCCGCCCACCACCGACCATGGCTGGGCCAGCGGGCTGGCCGGCAGGCAGAACAGCAGCACGGCGGAAGCGCCCATCGGCGCGATCAGGTAGATGCTGGCACTGTCCGGCGCCAGCAGGAAATGGCAGGTGATACCCGTCAGCAGCAAGCCGCAGATGGCGCCCGCGCAGGCGCGCAGTTGTTCGCGGCGGCTGCCGTTGTTCGGTTGCGGCAGCCAGCGTGCCAGGAAAGAAGTCGTCATGGTGGGAGGGCGCGTTCGCGTTGCTCATGCAGAGCGGGACATTATCTCATGCGTTTGCATTCGTTGCCGCGCATGCTTATACGTTTTTCGCATAAGCACAGTGCAAATCAGTTGTAGATATTTCTGCGCAGCAGGCATATTCTAGACAGTCGCGCTCGCCGATCCTGGCCAGCCTGCCTCATGTCCTATTTTCCTGGAGCCCCCGCATGCGTCTACTTTCTACTGTTCTTGCCAGCCTGCTGCTGTCCGGCGCCGCCATCGCCGCCGCGCCCACGCCGGCCCCGGCCGCCAATGCCCAGCATCTGCCGTACAACGCGGCGGCCGACGCCAAGGCCGACGTGGCGCACGCGCTGGCCGAAGCGAAGGCGGCTCATGTGCCGGTGCTGCTGATCTTTGGCGCCAACTGGTGCGAGGACTGCCGCGCCCTCGACAAGGCCTTGAAGGAAGGCAAAAATGCCGAGCTGATGCAGAAAGAATTCAAGGTCGTGAAAGTCGACGTCGGCAATTTCGACCATAACCTGGACGTGGCCAACGCCTATGGCAATCCGCTGAAAAAAGGCATTCCGGCCGCCGTGCTGGTGTCGAGCAGCGACAACCAGGTGCTGTACGCCACCAAGGGCGGCGAACTGGCCAATGCGCGCCGCATGAGCGAAAGCGGCATCCACGACTTTTTCAAGAACGCCGCCACGCTCAAGCAGCCGGCTATCTGATCAGAAGGCTGGTGCCTGGCTGGTGGGCAGCCGGGTTGCCGGCCTCCTCCAGTTTGAACACACTGACCACCTGCGCCAGGCGCGCCGCCTGATCCTGCAATGACTGGGCGGCGGCCGCCGCTTCTTCCACCAGCGCCGCATTTTGCTGGGTCGCATCATCCATCTGCGTCACCGTCGCATTGACCTGCGCGATGCCCTGGCTTTGCTCCTGGCTGGCGGAGGCGATTTCGCCCATCAGGTCGGCCACCTGCTGTACCGACACGACAATATCCTGCATGGTGGCGCCGGCCGCATCGACCAGCTTGCTGCCGGCCTCCACCTTGCTGCCCGAATCGACGATCAGCTCCTTGATCTCCCTGGCTGCGGCAGCCGATCGTTGGGCCAGGTTGCGCACTTCGGTGGCGACCACCGCGAAGCCGCGTCCCTGTTCGCCCGCACGCGCCGCTTCGACCGCAGCATTCAGCGCGAGAATATTGGTTTGAAAGGCAATCCCGTCGATCACGCCGATAATGTCCGCGATCTTCTTCGAACTTTCCGTGATCGCGCCCATCGTTTGCACCACCTGGCCGACCACGTCACCACCCTTGATGGCGTGGCCGGAAGCCGATACCACCAGCTGATTGGCCTGGCGCGCATTGTCGGCATTCTGCTTGACGGTCGAGGTCAGCTCTTCCATGGCGGCCGCCGTTTCTTCCAGGCTCGATGCCTGGCTTTCCGTACGTGCCGACAGGTCCAGGTTGCCGCTGGCGATTTCGCTCGACGCGCTCGCAATCGCCCCGGTACTGTCGCGAACTTCGCGTATCGTCACGTTCAACGATGCGACAAAGCGGTTGAAGGCCGCAGCCAGGGCGCCCACTTCATCGCCGGACTCCACCACCATGCGGCGGCTCAGGTCGCCATTGCCGCTGGCGATATCGCCCAGCATGTCGGCGGCGCGCGCCACCGGGGCGGCAATCGCGCGGCTGATCATGTAGATGATCAGCAGGGCCACGCCGCCGCCGACCAGGCCGGCCACCAGCGCGGCGATCAGCGCCGAGCGCATCACATTGCCCAACACTTCCGCTTCCGGCACTTCGGCCACCACGTACAAATTCAATTCCGGCACGAATGAGGCGGCAACAAAGCGTTTGCCGCCCGGTGCGTTGTAGATGGCGGACGCGTATTTTTTACCGGTCAGCAGGCTCTTGCTCAGCTCTTCAGTAAAACCCGGCAGGTCTTGCATCCGATGCTTGCCATCGGCCAGCGCCGCATCGCGGTGGATCAGCACGGTGCCGTTGGCGCGCACGATATACACGTAGCCGGTCTGGCCGATCTTGTAGCCGCGGATGGTCTCGGCCAGTGTATCGATAGCCAGGCCGAGGCCGGCCGCATAGGGCTTGCCGCCGGCCGTCTGGCCGCGGGCATTCAGGTACAGCATGATGCTGCTGGCATCGACGGCCTTGTCGATATCGAGCGTGTAGGCCTTGTCGCTGGCCAGCAGGCCGTAAAACCACTGGTCCGACGCCGCATTCCTGTCCAGCGTGCGCAGCAGGCCGTCGGTGGTGAAATACTTGCCGGTGCTGCCCGAGGCCCAGTTGATCGATGCCGCCTTGTTTTTTGTCTTGATGGCCGTGGCGTAGCGCTGGAATGCGGCGATGCCCTCGTCGGGCAGGCCGGCGTCTTCCCAGTCCTGCAGGTAGATATCGTTGGCCATGGTCTGCACCACCGCCAGCGACTGGCTGATCTGGCGCAGCACGTCGTTGCGGATCTCGCCCACCTGGGCCGGTAATTCCTGGCTGACCACGCGCTCGCGCACATAGTCGCTGCTCATGCGCACGCTGAGGAGGGACGAAATCGCCATGAACAGCAGCAGGCAAAATCCCATGCTGAACATCAGTTTTTTCTGGATCGAGAGACGGCGGAGAAAATGCATGGAAAACCTTGTGCGTGACCCCGCAGGCGGCGGGCAAGCGCGAAAGTATACCGACTGGCGGTATACACACCGCTGATTTCCCTATCTTTCGGCCAGTTTATGTTGCGATGCAGCAACGTAGCTGAAGAGCAAACTTAGGCAAGCTGCAATAGTTTCAAGCCGGCAAACCATGCGCGATCAGTTCCAACGGCAACTCCGTGCTGTATTTGATCTGTTCCATGGAGAAGGCCGACGACACGCCCAGTAGCTGGGCCGCCTTGATCAGCTTCTTGTAGAACAGGTCGTAGCCCTTGATATCGGTGGTCACCACTTTCAGCAGGTAATCGATATCGCCGCTCATGCGGTGGAATTCCTGCACCTCGGGCATCACGATGACGGCGGCGGCAAAGCGGCGCAGCCATTTTTCGTCATGCTGGCCGGTGCGCACGCTGACAAACACGGTCACCGGCAAGCCGACTTTCTGGCGGTTGACGATGGCCACGCGGCTTTCGATATAGCCCTCTTCCTCCAGCCGCTTGACCCGCTTCCAGCACGGCGTGCTGGACAGGCCGATGCGCTCGCTCAGGGCGGCGATCGACAGCGTGCCGTCGCTCTGCAGGGCGGCCAGGATGGCGCAGTCGAATTTATCGAGCGGGTGAGAAAGAGAATTCATTTTTATATATCGCCATTGGTAGCATGCTCATGCTGCATGGTAGCCTATTTGCAGTATTGTTTGGCATATCTTCACGGGCAGCGCTTGGTAGACTATTGATCCGCCCAACCCCTAGCGACGATCATGAAAGACATTTACCTCGACTGCAACGCCACCACCAGCGTGCTGCCCGCCGCCGTTGCCGCCGCCAGCGCCGCCATGGCGCATGGCTATGGCAACCCCAGCAGCACCCATGCCACCGGGCTGCAAGCGAAGGCCATGATGGATGGCGCGCGCGCGCTGGCGCGCCGCCTGCTGGGCACGGGAGACGGGCGGCTGATGTTCAACAGCGGCGCCACCGAGGGCATCCAGACGGCCGTGCTGTCGGCGCTGTGCGCGCTGCGCGAACGGCGCGACGCCGGCCAGCGCATCGGCGCCCTGTTGCTGTATGGCGCCACCGAGCACAAGGCCGTGCCGGAAAGCCTGGCGCACTGGAACCGCTTGCTGGGCCTGAACCTGACCTTGCGCCAGTTGCCGGTCGACACCGACGGCCGCCACGATCTGGCCGCGCTGGGCGAACTGATCGGCGACACCGCCATGCTGTGCACCATGGCGGCCAATAACGAAACGGGCGTGATCAGCGACCTGTCGGCCATCGCGCAGCTGCTGAACGAACGCGGCGCCGATGCGTACTGGATGGTCGATTGCGTGCAGGCGCTGGGCAAGCTGCAACTGAACCTGGCCGCCACGCGCATCGATTACGCGCCGTTTTCCGGCCACAAACTGTATGCGCCGAAAGGCATCGGCATGCTGTATGTGCGCGCCGGCGCGCCATTCACGCCCCTGATGATGGGCGGCGGCCAGGAAACGGGCCAGCGCTCGGGCACCGAAAACATGGCCGGCATCGCCGCGCTGGGCGCCGTGCTGCAGGCCTTGGGCGACGGCAGCACCTTCCGCAGCGCGGCAGAGCTGGCGACCTTCCGCACGCGCCTGGTGGCCAGCCTGGAAAGCGCCTTGCCGGGCATCGTCTTCAATATGCCGTTCGCGCTGGCGCTGCCGACCACCCTGAATTTTTCCGTCCCCGGCCTGTCGTCGAAAGAACTGCTGGACCTGTTCGATGCTGCCGGCGTGCGCGTCAGTTCGGGCAGCGCCTGTTCGGCCTCGAAAGCCCTGCCCAGCTATGTGCTGGAAGCGATGCGGGTGCCGGCCTGGCGCGCCAGTTCGGCGATCCGCCTGTCGTTCGGCCCCTTGAGCGACGAAGCGACCATTCTTGCCGCCTGCGAACGCATCGAGCGCTGCGGCGAGGCGCTGCGCGGCAGCGGCCTGCTGCCGTCCGCATTGGCACCTCTGGCGGCCATGCGCGATGGCGTGACGGAACTGAGCGTCGACGGCCGCAGCACCTGGTTGCTGACGGATGCGGCCAGCGCCAGCTGCGTGGTCATCGATCCGGCGGCGGCGCTGGTGCCGCGCATTGCCGCCTTTATCCGCTGCCAGGATTACGTCGTAAGAGCCATTGTGCAGACCGACGCTGCGCAGGGCGGCGATACGGACCGCCAGGCCCTGATCGCCGCACTCGACATTGTTCAACTGGACGCATTCGACGCGCAAGGCCGACTGGCGTTTGGCGCCGGCCTGCGCCGCGTTGTGATCGGTGCATCTGCCGTGTATCTGCTGGGCCAGGAATTTGCCTTTATCGGTGCGCTGGCCCCGCTGACGACGATCGCCGCGCTGGGCGATGCCCTGAGCGATGACACCGTGCTGTGCGCCTCGCGCGACGACGGCAGCGTCTGCAATACCGTGCGCGCCGCGCAGCAATCCCTGGCGGCCACCACCGCGCCGCAGCTCGATGCGGCCGGCCTGGACGCGTTCCTGCGCGCGCACCCGGACGCCATCGTGGTCGATGTGCGTGAAGCGTATGAACATGCGGCGTGCGCCACGCGCGTGTTCGATGGCTGCGCAGTGCAGAGCGTACCGTTGAGCCGCCTGGCCGGCGAAGTGGCCGGCTGGCTGCGCGCGCCGCAGCGTCCGCTCGTGTTTGTCTGCCGCAGCGGCAACCGCAGCGCGCGCGCCGCCGCCTGTCTGCACCGCCTCGGCCACCAGGCCGCCTGGCAACTGAACGGCGGCCTAGCGATGGCTGCGCTCGCCACGCGTCCATCACTGGCATTCGCGGCCTGACCGGGCGCAGTCAACGTCCTGCCGAGTCGCATTCACGCCACTCGGCAGGACGGCTTTATTACCCAATAGAATCATTCTTCCTGCCTCGCGGACACTTTCTTGCTCCGCATCCTCCCAAAGCCCCACGTATGTTCGCTAGCGCACGGTGTCGCACGGGGCGCGCCCCTACGATGAAGTTCAGAAAATCTCACTGATATTGAGATTCATCGCAACGCTCCGGCGCTTTGCTTTCCGTTTTTGCCAGTCCCTGCTTTGCTCCCGCAAACCGGCCCTGGCCTTGCGGCGGGTGCCGTCGTTTCATGCGCGCACCTAGCGAGGCCAAGTTGAAAGAGTACACAGCAGCAGTCAAGGAACAGCTTTCCCGGTTCAAGGACATTTTCCAGGGCAGTATCAATCCGGGCCGCGCGGGCGACAGCTTCGATGCCGCGCGCGACGATGCCTTGCCCTTGCGTTCGGAACTGTTCAGCGCCATGCAGATGGCGGCGCACGGCAAGAACATCGCCACTGGCCATGCGGTCGGCAAGCGCCAGGGCCGCGACCGGCTGCTGGCGCGTCTGGCCGACAATGCGGCCCTGATCACGGCCACCGTCAATGAGCTGACGGCCACCGTGAAAAGCGGCCGGCAAGTCACGCCCGCCTCGGAATGGCTGCTCGATAATTTCTACCTGATCGAAGAACAGATCCGCACCACGCGGCGCCACCTGCCGAAAAACTACAGCAAGGAATTGCCGCGCCTGACGACCGGCGTCGATGCCGGCTGTCCGCGCGTGTATAAAATCGCGCTGGAAATCATCTCGCATGGCGATGGCCATGTGGACCTGGAAAACCTGTGCCACTTCGTCGAAGCCTACCAGGACGTCGCCACCCTGACCCTGGGCGAGCTGTGGGCCGTGCCCATCATGCTGCGCCTGGCGCTGATCGAAAACCTGCGCCGCGTGGCCGCGCGCGTGGCCGACGACCGCATGCAGCGCGACCTGGCCAACAGCTGGGCCGACCAGATGATGGACATCGCCGACAGCAACCCCAGCGGCCTCATTTTGCTGGTGGCCGACATGGCGCGTTCGAATCCGCCCACCACCAGCGCATTTGTCGCCGAACTGTCGCGCCGCCTGCAGGGGCAAAGCCCCTCATTGACGCTGGCGCTGTCGTGGCTGACCCACAAGCTGGCCGAATCCGGTCTCACCATCGACCAGCAGGTGCAGGTCGAGATCGGACAACAGGCGGCCGACCAGGTGTCGATCGCCAACAGCATCGGCAGCCTGCGCTTCCTGGGTACCATGGACTGGCAGGAATTCGTCGAGACCATGAGCGTGGTCGAACAGACCCTGCGCCTGGACCCGGCCGGCACCTATGGCGCGATGGATTTCGCCACCCGCGACAGCTACCGCCATGCGATCGAACGCATCGCCAAGCGCAGCGACCGCAGCGAAATGGAAGTGGCCGAAATGGCGGTGCAGCTGGCGCAGACGCATGGCGCCAGCATCGACACCCGCCGCGGCCATATCGGCTTTTACCTGGTCGGGCGCGGCGTGCTGATCCTGGAAAAACAGGCCGGCGCCAAGCTGCCATTGCGCGAAGCGCTGGAGCACACGGCGCGCGCGGCGCCGCTGGCCGTCTACCTGGGCGCGATCTCCTTCCTGAGCCTGGCCGCCAGCGCGCTGCTGCTGGAACGGGCCGTGCGCTACGGCGTGACTGGCTGGCCGCTGGCCGCGCTGGGGGTGCTGGCGCTGCTGGGCAGCAGCCAGCTGGCCGTCGCCCTGGTCAACTGGGTGGCGACCCTGATGACCGTGCCGCATCCGCTGCCGCGCATGGACTACAAGGCCGGCATTCCGTCGGATGCGCGCGCCATCGTGGTAGTGCCGACGCTGATCTACAGCGAGGCCAACGTGGCCGAACTGTGCCAGGCGCTGGAGGTGCGCTACCTGGCCAACCGCGACGCCAACCTGCGCTTTTGCCTGCTGACCGATTTTGTCGACGCGCCCACGCAAACCCTGCCCGGCGACGAGGCCCTGCTGCGCCAGGCGCAAACCATCATCCGTGGCCTGAACCAGAAATACTGCGTCGAAGGCGAACAGTTCAAGGAAAACGGCGACCCGGCCGATGCGGAAGACCTGGGCCAGGTCGGCCCCTTCCTGCTGCTGCACCGTCCGCGCCTGTGGAATTCGCAGCAGAACGCGTGGATGGGCCAGGAGCGCAAGCGCGGCAAACTGTCGGACCTGAACCTGTTCCTGCGCGGCGGCGCGCGCGACAAATTCATGCTGGTCGAAGGCGAATTGCGCGGCCTGCGCACCATCAAATACGTGATCACGCTCGACACCGACACACAGCTGCCGCGCGACGCGGCGCGCCATTTCGTCGCCACCATGATGCACCCGCTGAACCACCCCGTGCTCGACGCGGCCGGCTCGCGCGTGATCGCCGGCTACGGCATTCTGCAGCCGCGCGTGGCCGTCGCCCTGCCCAGCGCCAACGCCTCAGAGTACGAACTGCTGTGCGGCGGCGAGCCGGGCATCGACCCGTATACGCGCACCGTGTCCGACCT is a window of Janthinobacterium sp. J1-1 DNA encoding:
- a CDS encoding HPP family protein, whose protein sequence is MTTSFLARWLPQPNNGSRREQLRACAGAICGLLLTGITCHFLLAPDSASIYLIAPMGASAVLLFCLPASPLAQPWSVVGGNVVSGLVGAACVKWLGPGVGVAALAACLAIAAMFALRCLHPPGGAVALTTVVGGASVQAAGFEFVFVTVLFNSAILVACAVLYNNLTGRRYPHTQQLTAAHPHATRDEVPSARLGFTADDLDAVLRQHGEVLDISRDDLQAIFLQTELRAWQRRFGVVTCLDIMSKDVRSVEFGTPLDEAWHTMRTHDIGALPVLNRARRVIGIITQTDFLRHGGLDDYQGMRHRLRTILQRTGLSHTERPEVVGQLMTHKPHTAHLGTPIIDLVPLMADAGYHHIPIVDEEDRLAGIISQSDLMAALYETRFAEAAA
- a CDS encoding thioredoxin family protein; this translates as MRLLSTVLASLLLSGAAIAAAPTPAPAANAQHLPYNAAADAKADVAHALAEAKAAHVPVLLIFGANWCEDCRALDKALKEGKNAELMQKEFKVVKVDVGNFDHNLDVANAYGNPLKKGIPAAVLVSSSDNQVLYATKGGELANARRMSESGIHDFFKNAATLKQPAI
- a CDS encoding methyl-accepting chemotaxis protein, which produces MHFLRRLSIQKKLMFSMGFCLLLFMAISSLLSVRMSSDYVRERVVSQELPAQVGEIRNDVLRQISQSLAVVQTMANDIYLQDWEDAGLPDEGIAAFQRYATAIKTKNKAASINWASGSTGKYFTTDGLLRTLDRNAASDQWFYGLLASDKAYTLDIDKAVDASSIMLYLNARGQTAGGKPYAAGLGLAIDTLAETIRGYKIGQTGYVYIVRANGTVLIHRDAALADGKHRMQDLPGFTEELSKSLLTGKKYASAIYNAPGGKRFVAASFVPELNLYVVAEVPEAEVLGNVMRSALIAALVAGLVGGGVALLIIYMISRAIAAPVARAADMLGDIASGNGDLSRRMVVESGDEVGALAAAFNRFVASLNVTIREVRDSTGAIASASSEIASGNLDLSARTESQASSLEETAAAMEELTSTVKQNADNARQANQLVVSASGHAIKGGDVVGQVVQTMGAITESSKKIADIIGVIDGIAFQTNILALNAAVEAARAGEQGRGFAVVATEVRNLAQRSAAAAREIKELIVDSGSKVEAGSKLVDAAGATMQDIVVSVQQVADLMGEIASASQEQSQGIAQVNATVTQMDDATQQNAALVEEAAAAAQSLQDQAARLAQVVSVFKLEEAGNPAAHQPGTSLLIR
- a CDS encoding Lrp/AsnC family transcriptional regulator, whose amino-acid sequence is MNSLSHPLDKFDCAILAALQSDGTLSIAALSERIGLSSTPCWKRVKRLEEEGYIESRVAIVNRQKVGLPVTVFVSVRTGQHDEKWLRRFAAAVIVMPEVQEFHRMSGDIDYLLKVVTTDIKGYDLFYKKLIKAAQLLGVSSAFSMEQIKYSTELPLELIAHGLPA
- a CDS encoding aminotransferase class V-fold PLP-dependent enzyme translates to MKDIYLDCNATTSVLPAAVAAASAAMAHGYGNPSSTHATGLQAKAMMDGARALARRLLGTGDGRLMFNSGATEGIQTAVLSALCALRERRDAGQRIGALLLYGATEHKAVPESLAHWNRLLGLNLTLRQLPVDTDGRHDLAALGELIGDTAMLCTMAANNETGVISDLSAIAQLLNERGADAYWMVDCVQALGKLQLNLAATRIDYAPFSGHKLYAPKGIGMLYVRAGAPFTPLMMGGGQETGQRSGTENMAGIAALGAVLQALGDGSTFRSAAELATFRTRLVASLESALPGIVFNMPFALALPTTLNFSVPGLSSKELLDLFDAAGVRVSSGSACSASKALPSYVLEAMRVPAWRASSAIRLSFGPLSDEATILAACERIERCGEALRGSGLLPSALAPLAAMRDGVTELSVDGRSTWLLTDAASASCVVIDPAAALVPRIAAFIRCQDYVVRAIVQTDAAQGGDTDRQALIAALDIVQLDAFDAQGRLAFGAGLRRVVIGASAVYLLGQEFAFIGALAPLTTIAALGDALSDDTVLCASRDDGSVCNTVRAAQQSLAATTAPQLDAAGLDAFLRAHPDAIVVDVREAYEHAACATRVFDGCAVQSVPLSRLAGEVAGWLRAPQRPLVFVCRSGNRSARAAACLHRLGHQAAWQLNGGLAMAALATRPSLAFAA